A region of Streptomyces sp. WMMC500 DNA encodes the following proteins:
- a CDS encoding LysR family transcriptional regulator, with translation MLNLERLRTLAAVARHGSVSAAADGLHITTSAVSQQLAKLERETGQQLLAKNGRGIRLTDAGRLLSEHATRILSQVEAAQSELEAHRGRPVGELGLAAFPTAARGLFPAALAALRRDHPELRVRLREQEPDETVPGVMRGDHDLGVVLDWYNKPLPLPPGLSRAPLLDDVADVAVPADHPLADRTDVVLEDFADDDWISWPESEFCHDWLVFTLRATGIEPRIAHTAEEHHTQLALIAAGLGVAVAPRLGRGPVPAGVRILPVRGAMHRHIYAIWRSDADRRPSIREAVRALQAAGRAIGTAGSAGRPAGSADRL, from the coding sequence ATGTTGAACCTGGAACGCCTGCGCACCCTGGCCGCCGTCGCCCGGCACGGCTCGGTGAGCGCCGCGGCCGACGGGCTGCACATCACCACCTCCGCCGTCTCCCAGCAACTCGCCAAGCTGGAGCGGGAGACCGGGCAGCAGTTGCTCGCCAAGAACGGCCGGGGCATCCGCCTCACCGATGCCGGACGGCTGCTCTCCGAGCACGCCACCCGGATCCTGTCGCAGGTCGAGGCGGCGCAGTCCGAGCTGGAGGCGCACCGCGGGCGGCCCGTCGGAGAGCTGGGGCTCGCGGCGTTCCCGACCGCCGCCCGCGGGCTGTTCCCCGCCGCGCTCGCCGCGCTCCGCCGCGACCACCCCGAGCTGCGCGTACGCCTGCGTGAGCAGGAGCCGGACGAGACGGTGCCCGGCGTCATGCGCGGCGACCACGACCTCGGCGTCGTGCTGGACTGGTACAACAAACCCCTGCCGCTGCCGCCGGGGCTGTCCCGGGCGCCGCTGCTCGACGACGTCGCGGACGTCGCCGTGCCCGCGGACCACCCGCTCGCGGATCGCACGGACGTGGTCCTGGAGGACTTCGCGGACGACGACTGGATCTCCTGGCCGGAGAGCGAGTTCTGCCACGACTGGCTGGTGTTCACGCTGCGCGCCACGGGCATCGAGCCGCGCATCGCGCACACCGCCGAGGAGCACCACACGCAGCTCGCGCTCATCGCCGCGGGACTCGGCGTGGCCGTCGCGCCGCGGCTGGGCCGCGGGCCGGTGCCCGCGGGCGTACGCATTCTGCCGGTACGGGGCGCGATGCACCGTCACATCTACGCGATCTGGCGCTCCGACGCCGATCGCCGGCCGTCGATCAGGGAGGCGGTACGCGCGCTGCAGGCGGCGGGCCGCGCCATCGGAACCGCGGGCTCCGCTGGCCGCCCGGCGGGGTCCGCCGACCGGCTCTGA
- a CDS encoding Rieske (2Fe-2S) protein, with protein sequence MTQSRNPARFTARRTVVAAVGAGGLTAALAACGDDSGDGGDSGDTGGAQEQPQEGGGDDGAQLGTTAEVPEGGGKIFKDEKVVVTQPEPGEFKAFSAVCTHQGCLVSSVEDGTINCACHGSKFAIADGSVAHGPATQPLPAEDVRVEGDALRRG encoded by the coding sequence ATGACGCAATCCCGCAACCCGGCCCGGTTCACCGCCCGCCGCACCGTCGTCGCCGCCGTGGGCGCCGGCGGGCTCACCGCCGCGCTCGCCGCCTGCGGCGACGACTCGGGCGACGGCGGCGACTCGGGCGACACCGGCGGCGCCCAGGAACAGCCGCAGGAAGGCGGCGGAGACGACGGCGCGCAGCTCGGCACCACCGCAGAGGTGCCCGAGGGCGGCGGCAAGATCTTCAAGGACGAGAAGGTCGTCGTCACGCAGCCGGAGCCGGGCGAGTTCAAGGCGTTCTCCGCCGTCTGCACGCACCAGGGGTGCCTCGTCAGCAGCGTCGAGGACGGCACCATCAACTGCGCCTGTCACGGCAGCAAGTTCGCCATCGCGGACGGCAGCGTCGCGCACGGCCCGGCGACGCAGCCGCTGCCGGCGGAGGACGTACGGGTCGAGGGGGACGCGCTGCGCCGGGGCTGA
- a CDS encoding prolyl oligopeptidase family serine peptidase has protein sequence MNANRANEFPHRLARTRKYTLGLPHGTTVSPDGERVLFLRTGSGTDPVARLWLYEAGEERELADPAALARGGAEPAAERVRRERARTRTAGITAYAADAAVRLVVFALGGELWAVRTGGSAPFRVPAAGPAVDPRLSPDGRYVAYVTGGALHAVRVEDGEDRLLAAPEGPDVTYGLPEHVAAESMHRDRGHWWAPDSGALLVARVDEAGVQRWHLADPADPAAEPRAVRYPVAGSANADVSLHVVTLDGRRTEVRWDRAAYEYLATVRWDAHGPLLGVQSRDQRILLTLGADPDTGDTRVLAETRDAHWTRLVPGTPARTASGALLRVANDTATDTYRLLRDGEPVTPAGLQVRAVLGVTGERVLFTAAGDPAERHVWSYEPGPGCTPLTGEPGHHAAAAGGGTTVLESVTPAGPATRVLAAGRAAAALVSVAEEPAVRPRPRRLDGPEGLRSNLFLPSWHSPGDGPLPVLLDPYGGPGLRLAVPARGWWTLVSQWFAEQGFAVLVTDGRATPGPPSWERTNTGDKRDTAVADQVRGLQAAAAGHPDLDLERVGIRGWSFGGFLAAAAVLTRPDVFHAAVAGAPVTDARLYDTHYQERFLGHPAKYPEHYDRSSLVGLGHRLSRPLLLVHGLADDNVVAAHTLRLSAELLAAGRSHSVLPVPGASHMISDNAIAENLLWFELAFLRRELNAGPPAYV, from the coding sequence ATGAACGCAAACCGCGCGAACGAGTTCCCCCACCGCCTCGCCCGCACCCGCAAGTACACGCTCGGCCTGCCGCACGGCACGACCGTCTCGCCCGACGGCGAGCGCGTGCTGTTCCTCCGTACCGGGAGCGGTACGGATCCCGTGGCGCGGCTGTGGCTGTACGAGGCGGGTGAGGAGCGGGAGCTCGCGGACCCGGCCGCGCTGGCGCGGGGCGGGGCGGAGCCCGCGGCCGAGCGGGTGCGGCGGGAGCGGGCGCGGACGCGGACGGCGGGGATCACCGCGTACGCCGCGGATGCCGCCGTGCGGCTCGTGGTGTTCGCGCTGGGCGGGGAGCTGTGGGCGGTACGGACCGGCGGCTCGGCACCGTTCCGGGTGCCGGCCGCCGGGCCGGCCGTCGACCCGCGCCTCTCCCCCGACGGCAGGTACGTCGCGTACGTCACGGGCGGCGCGCTGCACGCCGTTCGCGTCGAGGACGGCGAGGACCGGCTGCTCGCGGCGCCCGAGGGACCCGACGTGACGTACGGGCTGCCCGAGCACGTCGCCGCCGAGTCGATGCACCGCGACCGCGGCCACTGGTGGGCCCCGGACTCCGGCGCGCTGCTCGTCGCGCGCGTGGACGAGGCCGGCGTGCAGCGCTGGCACCTCGCCGACCCCGCCGACCCCGCGGCCGAACCGCGCGCCGTGCGCTACCCCGTCGCCGGCTCGGCCAACGCGGACGTCTCCCTGCACGTGGTCACGCTGGACGGCCGGCGTACGGAAGTGCGCTGGGACCGGGCGGCGTACGAGTATCTGGCCACCGTCCGCTGGGACGCCCACGGCCCGCTCCTCGGCGTGCAGAGTCGTGACCAGCGCATCCTGCTCACCCTCGGCGCCGACCCGGACACCGGCGACACCCGCGTGCTCGCCGAGACCCGCGACGCGCACTGGACCCGGCTGGTCCCGGGAACCCCGGCCAGGACCGCGTCCGGCGCGCTGCTCCGGGTCGCGAACGACACCGCCACGGACACCTACCGGCTCCTGCGCGACGGCGAGCCCGTCACGCCCGCCGGGCTGCAGGTGCGCGCGGTGCTCGGCGTCACGGGCGAGCGGGTGCTGTTCACGGCGGCCGGGGACCCGGCGGAACGGCACGTGTGGTCGTACGAGCCGGGGCCTGGCTGCACCCCGCTGACCGGCGAGCCGGGCCACCACGCGGCGGCCGCGGGCGGCGGGACCACGGTGCTGGAGAGCGTGACGCCCGCCGGGCCGGCGACGCGGGTGCTGGCCGCCGGCCGCGCGGCGGCGGCGCTGGTCTCCGTCGCCGAGGAGCCGGCGGTCCGCCCCCGCCCGCGGCGCCTCGACGGGCCCGAAGGGCTGCGCAGCAACCTGTTCCTGCCGTCGTGGCACAGCCCGGGCGACGGTCCGCTGCCGGTGCTGCTCGACCCGTACGGCGGGCCGGGGCTGCGCCTTGCGGTGCCGGCGCGCGGGTGGTGGACGCTGGTCTCGCAGTGGTTCGCGGAGCAGGGTTTCGCCGTCCTGGTCACCGACGGGCGGGCCACGCCGGGCCCGCCGTCGTGGGAGCGGACGAACACCGGCGACAAGCGGGACACGGCCGTCGCGGACCAGGTGCGGGGGCTGCAGGCGGCGGCGGCCGGCCATCCGGACCTCGACCTGGAGCGGGTCGGCATCCGCGGCTGGTCGTTCGGCGGCTTCCTCGCGGCGGCTGCGGTGCTCACCCGGCCGGACGTCTTCCACGCCGCCGTCGCGGGCGCACCCGTCACCGATGCCCGGCTGTACGACACGCACTACCAGGAGCGCTTCCTGGGCCACCCCGCGAAGTACCCGGAGCACTACGACCGTTCGTCCCTCGTGGGGCTCGGCCACCGGCTGAGCCGCCCCCTGCTGCTCGTCCACGGCCTCGCGGACGACAACGTCGTCGCGGCCCACACCCTGCGGCTGTCCGCCGAGCTGCTGGCGGCGGGCCGGTCGCACAGCGTCCTGCCGGTGCCCGGCGCGTCGCACATGATCTCCGACAACGCGATCGCCGAGAATCTCCTCTGGTTCGAGCTGGCGTTCCTGCGGCGGGAGCTGAACGCCGGACCCCCGGCGTACGTATGA
- a CDS encoding DUF5954 family protein → MRDNADREPQRVTIRLPDPDDPVARVTETDAAQYAIRYPYMLVRGPLFGVAEQRPGEAPRWRLCSDMDSGMPQDARDSLNSQLWFTARDKAGDREHRRRLLAAVAVLEREPVDEVRVGEVRHRIVRADEFTRTDGRRPEPPRPTDPDSDGWDRADAAPSRTRGFVIDAGAATGPAEGLLRMALRDFAYTSPRLPRQVRGDSEAAVVSHPDVVMLPPAFRVLEQQEDAWEMLGCQHSTPQQARQQLADFLTNRHGFPPPMGPPEQDAAACRRAADDFRRRRRGDELEVCGRRFVIVRVERTMRIGADGPETPRSSDVDEYGPSKIHPTMDADGTITYD, encoded by the coding sequence ATGCGCGACAACGCTGACCGCGAGCCCCAGCGTGTGACGATTCGCCTGCCCGACCCGGACGATCCGGTCGCCCGGGTCACCGAGACGGACGCCGCCCAGTACGCGATCCGCTACCCGTACATGCTGGTGCGCGGGCCGCTGTTCGGCGTCGCCGAGCAACGGCCCGGCGAGGCACCGCGCTGGCGGCTGTGCTCCGACATGGACTCCGGCATGCCGCAGGACGCCCGCGACTCGCTCAACTCGCAGTTGTGGTTCACCGCCAGGGACAAGGCCGGCGACCGCGAGCACCGCCGCCGGCTGCTGGCGGCGGTGGCGGTGCTGGAACGGGAGCCCGTCGACGAGGTCAGGGTCGGCGAGGTCCGCCACCGCATCGTGCGCGCCGACGAGTTCACCCGCACCGACGGGCGGCGCCCGGAGCCGCCGCGCCCCACGGACCCGGACTCGGACGGCTGGGACCGCGCCGATGCCGCCCCCTCGCGCACCCGCGGCTTCGTCATCGACGCGGGCGCCGCGACCGGGCCGGCCGAGGGACTGCTGCGGATGGCGCTGCGGGACTTCGCGTACACCTCCCCGCGGCTGCCGCGCCAGGTGCGGGGCGACTCCGAAGCGGCCGTCGTCTCCCACCCGGACGTGGTGATGCTGCCCCCGGCGTTCCGGGTGCTGGAGCAGCAGGAGGATGCGTGGGAGATGCTCGGCTGCCAGCACTCCACGCCGCAGCAGGCGCGGCAGCAGTTGGCCGACTTCCTCACCAACAGGCACGGCTTTCCCCCGCCGATGGGACCGCCCGAACAGGACGCGGCGGCCTGCCGGCGGGCCGCGGACGACTTCCGCCGACGCCGGCGCGGGGACGAACTCGAGGTGTGCGGGCGGCGGTTCGTCATCGTGCGGGTGGAGCGGACGATGCGTATCGGAGCCGACGGACCCGAGACCCCGCGCTCCTCGGACGTGGACGAGTACGGGCCGAGCAAGATCCATCCGACGATGGACGCGGACGGCACGATCACCTACGACTGA
- a CDS encoding PHB depolymerase family esterase yields the protein MAVRDRTRVRSRALLCALFAPLALVAGMLAAPAPASAAPAGLTPVTGFGSNPGNLGMYAYVPDGLPAGAPLVLALHGCTQSASDYHGHSGWAELADAHGFAVVYPQTTSANNANSCFNWFQSADTARGRGEALSVKQMADHATALYGTDPGRVFVTGLSAGGAMTAELLAAYPDVFAGGAIAAGIPAGCARSLVDAYTCMYVSSGRTPRQWGDLVRDASGGWDGPWPRVAIWHGTADTTVVPANATESRDQWTDVWGTGQTPAETTTLPGGTTRASYADASGRSVVETYMVSGMGHGLPVDPGTAAGQCGTAGTYYPDRICSGFHTARFWGLL from the coding sequence ATGGCGGTTCGTGACCGCACCCGTGTGCGCTCCCGGGCGTTACTGTGCGCGCTGTTCGCGCCGCTCGCCCTGGTCGCCGGGATGCTCGCGGCGCCCGCGCCGGCGAGCGCCGCGCCGGCCGGCCTCACGCCGGTCACCGGCTTCGGCTCCAACCCCGGCAACCTCGGCATGTACGCCTACGTGCCCGACGGCCTGCCCGCCGGCGCCCCGCTGGTCCTCGCGCTGCACGGCTGCACGCAGAGCGCGAGCGACTACCACGGCCACTCCGGCTGGGCCGAGCTGGCCGACGCGCACGGCTTCGCCGTGGTCTACCCGCAGACCACGAGCGCCAACAACGCCAACTCCTGCTTCAACTGGTTCCAGTCGGCGGACACCGCGCGCGGCCGGGGCGAGGCGCTGTCCGTGAAGCAGATGGCCGATCACGCCACCGCGCTCTACGGCACCGACCCCGGCCGCGTGTTCGTCACCGGTCTCTCCGCCGGCGGCGCCATGACCGCGGAGCTGCTGGCCGCGTACCCCGACGTGTTCGCCGGCGGCGCCATCGCCGCCGGCATACCGGCCGGCTGCGCGCGCAGCCTCGTCGACGCCTACACGTGCATGTACGTCTCCTCCGGCAGGACCCCGCGGCAGTGGGGCGACCTCGTGCGCGACGCCTCGGGCGGCTGGGACGGGCCGTGGCCCAGGGTGGCGATATGGCACGGCACCGCCGACACCACGGTGGTGCCGGCGAACGCGACGGAGTCGCGTGACCAGTGGACGGACGTCTGGGGCACGGGTCAGACACCGGCGGAGACGACCACGCTGCCCGGCGGCACGACGAGGGCCTCGTACGCGGACGCGTCCGGCCGCTCCGTGGTGGAGACGTACATGGTCTCCGGGATGGGCCACGGCCTGCCCGTCGACCCGGGCACGGCGGCCGGGCAGTGCGGGACGGCGGGCACGTACTACCCGGACCGCATCTGCTCCGGCTTCCACACCGCGCGGTTCTGGGGTCTGCTCTGA
- a CDS encoding GAF domain-containing protein: MCADPQGEARGAGSGGEAAELLLRLLREGASKEAYEELLAGAHGGTAAALRPLVDDALAVRAQLEERRRREAELAALYETAGDLSSLRDLEAVLRAIVRRVRQLMGTDAAYLMLNDDDRGDTYMRVTDGIRTDAFKQVRLAMGAGLGGLVAKTGVPYHTPDYLDDPRFDHTIDDVVGGEGVTAIQGVPLSLGDRVIGVLFAANRRARPFSPAEVALLVSLADHAAIAIENATLFQDVRRTVEELTEANAVVQAHSESIERAAALHERLTRIVLDGGGLADVADTLAEVLGGGLLVLDPHGRTMAAAGADPVVEQARAEGALPDSCPAARAVREARVLSTDARRTRRVPAAGGGSAACATPVVAGGEVQGVLLLLCRRIGADDVRLLERAAMVTALLLLGERTVAEAEYRLRGEFLDDLLSSPHRDPEGLRRRAALMGIAHGRPHTVLTARSRDGAPRRRIADAAAPYAARHGGLAGEHHGDVVVLLSGDADPGAQARDLAEHLRRTLDTAVTVGAAAASAGLEAIVEAHPDAVRCLDVLLALGRDGEGASPDELGVYGLLFHQTGRDELRRFVRRTLGPVLDYDERRSGDLAHTITTYFACDANLTRTAAELYVHVNTLYQRIDRITALLGPHWRHGDHGLQAHLAVKVHAMLSASAEPR; encoded by the coding sequence ATGTGCGCGGACCCGCAGGGCGAAGCCCGCGGCGCAGGCTCGGGCGGAGAGGCGGCCGAACTCCTCTTGCGGCTCCTGCGCGAAGGCGCGTCCAAGGAGGCGTACGAGGAGTTGCTCGCCGGCGCGCACGGCGGGACCGCCGCGGCGCTGCGCCCGCTGGTCGACGACGCCCTCGCGGTGCGGGCGCAGTTGGAGGAGCGCCGCCGGCGGGAGGCGGAGCTGGCCGCGCTGTACGAGACGGCGGGCGACCTGTCGTCGCTGCGCGACCTGGAGGCCGTGCTGCGGGCGATCGTCCGCCGCGTCCGCCAGCTCATGGGCACCGACGCCGCCTACCTCATGCTCAACGACGACGACCGCGGCGACACGTACATGCGCGTCACCGACGGCATCCGCACGGACGCCTTCAAGCAGGTGCGGCTCGCCATGGGTGCGGGGCTCGGCGGCCTCGTCGCGAAGACGGGCGTGCCGTACCACACGCCGGACTACCTCGACGACCCGCGCTTCGACCACACCATCGACGACGTCGTGGGCGGCGAAGGGGTGACGGCGATCCAGGGCGTGCCGCTGTCCCTGGGCGACCGGGTCATCGGCGTGCTCTTCGCCGCCAACCGCCGCGCCCGGCCCTTCTCGCCGGCCGAGGTGGCGCTGCTGGTCTCCCTCGCCGACCACGCGGCGATCGCCATCGAGAACGCCACCCTCTTCCAGGACGTGCGCCGCACGGTCGAGGAGCTGACCGAGGCCAACGCGGTCGTCCAGGCGCACAGCGAGTCCATCGAACGGGCCGCGGCGCTGCACGAGCGGCTGACCAGGATCGTCCTGGACGGTGGCGGCCTCGCGGACGTCGCCGACACCCTCGCGGAAGTGCTCGGCGGCGGCCTGCTGGTCCTCGACCCGCACGGGCGCACGATGGCGGCGGCCGGCGCCGACCCGGTGGTCGAGCAGGCCCGCGCCGAGGGTGCCCTGCCCGACTCCTGTCCGGCGGCACGTGCCGTGCGCGAGGCTCGCGTGCTGAGCACCGACGCGCGCAGGACGCGCCGGGTGCCGGCCGCCGGCGGCGGCTCCGCCGCGTGCGCCACCCCCGTGGTCGCCGGCGGCGAGGTGCAGGGCGTCCTGCTGCTGCTGTGCCGCCGCATCGGCGCCGACGACGTGCGGCTGCTGGAGCGGGCGGCGATGGTCACCGCGCTGCTGCTGCTCGGGGAGCGGACGGTGGCCGAGGCCGAGTACCGGCTGCGCGGCGAGTTCCTCGACGATCTGCTGTCGTCTCCGCACCGCGACCCCGAAGGGCTGCGCCGCCGGGCCGCCCTGATGGGCATCGCCCACGGCCGCCCGCACACCGTGCTCACCGCCCGCTCCCGGGACGGCGCCCCGCGCCGGCGCATCGCGGACGCCGCGGCCCCCTACGCGGCGCGCCACGGCGGCCTGGCCGGAGAGCACCACGGCGACGTCGTCGTCCTGCTGTCCGGCGACGCGGACCCCGGCGCCCAGGCCCGCGACCTCGCCGAGCACCTGCGCCGCACCCTGGACACGGCCGTCACCGTCGGGGCCGCGGCCGCGTCCGCCGGCCTGGAGGCCATCGTCGAAGCCCACCCGGACGCGGTCCGCTGCCTGGACGTGCTGCTCGCCCTGGGCCGCGACGGCGAGGGCGCGTCACCCGACGAACTCGGCGTCTACGGCCTGCTGTTCCACCAGACCGGCCGGGACGAGCTGCGCCGCTTCGTGCGCCGCACCCTCGGTCCGGTGCTCGACTACGACGAACGCCGCAGCGGCGACCTGGCCCACACCATCACGACGTACTTCGCCTGCGACGCCAACCTCACCCGCACCGCGGCCGAGCTCTACGTCCACGTCAACACCCTCTACCAGCGCATCGACCGCATCACCGCGCTGCTGGGCCCGCACTGGCGGCACGGGGACCACGGGCTCCAGGCGCATCTGGCGGTGAAGGTGCACGCCATGCTCTCCGCGTCGGCGGAGCCGCGGTGA
- a CDS encoding branched-chain amino acid ABC transporter permease, with protein MILALLDRLRGRPAWLRWGLLAAGLTSVLALPWVLYPPVAADILCWGLFAVAFDLLLGHAGLLSFGHAAFWGTSAYTTGLIAIHAGVPFPLAVAGGAVAAAVVAVPIGLLAVRRSGIYFAMVTLAFAQMIYFIANQWGDVTGGENGLQGIPRELPGVDLSDSFVYYYAALPLILAGLAAAWRIVHSPFGRVVAAVRDNPARARALGYSVDRYKVVVFTVSAFLSGLAGGLYAVNHGFASLQEVYWTTSGKVVVMTVLGGIGTLWGSLLGAAAVVRLEDWLSTSGFDEVGIVTGSLFILVVLLFRRGIWGTVSHLLQPRAPTAGMRPADSGNGTVRDRATGDRPERSLVREP; from the coding sequence ATGATCCTCGCCCTGCTCGACCGGCTCCGCGGCCGGCCCGCCTGGCTGCGCTGGGGGCTGCTGGCCGCCGGGCTCACGTCCGTCCTCGCACTGCCGTGGGTCCTCTATCCCCCGGTGGCCGCCGACATCCTCTGCTGGGGGCTGTTCGCCGTCGCGTTCGACCTGCTGCTCGGCCACGCCGGGCTGCTGTCCTTCGGCCACGCCGCGTTCTGGGGCACCTCGGCGTACACCACCGGGCTCATCGCCATCCACGCCGGCGTGCCCTTTCCGCTCGCGGTGGCCGGCGGCGCGGTGGCCGCCGCCGTCGTCGCCGTGCCCATCGGCCTGCTCGCGGTGCGCCGCAGCGGCATCTACTTCGCCATGGTCACCCTCGCCTTCGCGCAGATGATCTACTTCATCGCGAACCAGTGGGGCGACGTCACGGGCGGCGAGAACGGGCTGCAGGGCATCCCGCGCGAGCTGCCGGGCGTGGACCTGTCGGACTCCTTCGTCTACTACTACGCGGCACTGCCGCTGATCCTGGCCGGTCTGGCCGCCGCCTGGCGCATCGTGCACTCGCCGTTCGGCCGCGTCGTCGCCGCGGTACGGGACAACCCGGCGCGCGCCCGGGCACTCGGCTACTCCGTCGACCGCTACAAGGTGGTCGTCTTCACCGTCTCCGCGTTCCTGTCCGGTCTCGCCGGCGGGCTGTACGCCGTCAACCACGGGTTCGCCTCGCTGCAGGAGGTGTACTGGACGACCTCCGGCAAGGTCGTGGTGATGACGGTGCTCGGCGGCATCGGCACCCTGTGGGGCAGCCTGCTGGGGGCGGCGGCCGTCGTGCGGCTGGAGGACTGGCTTTCCACGTCCGGGTTCGACGAGGTCGGGATCGTCACCGGCAGCCTGTTCATCCTCGTCGTGCTGCTCTTCCGCCGCGGCATCTGGGGCACCGTGTCGCACCTGCTCCAGCCGCGCGCGCCCACCGCGGGCATGCGCCCCGCCGACTCCGGGAACGGTACGGTCCGTGACCGCGCCACCGGCGACCGGCCGGAGCGCTCCCTGGTCAGGGAGCCGTGA
- a CDS encoding branched-chain amino acid ABC transporter permease, whose protein sequence is MTSFLQQAFNGLVSGGFYALLALGLAVIFGMLHVVNFAHGAIYMLGAFGAVALQDTAGLGFWWALLLVPLGAAPAGMLLERLFIHRLAALDPLYNFLLTFGIALVCQDLLRMKYGAQSTPYDEGPFSGSVDLGLFDYPAYQVFVLGAAAVVCLGVWVLLTRTRIGTVVRAATERPELTRALGIDTARWVTPVFGFGVALAALAGVLAAPMRAVNSGMGGDLIIVVFAVVVIGGLGSIPGAVVAGFAIGMLQALGNLYVPVLSQTSVFLLMAVVLLVRPAGLFGKEEHAL, encoded by the coding sequence ATGACCTCCTTCCTGCAACAGGCGTTCAACGGCCTGGTCTCGGGCGGCTTCTACGCGCTGCTCGCCCTCGGCCTCGCCGTCATCTTCGGCATGCTCCACGTCGTCAACTTCGCCCACGGTGCGATCTACATGCTCGGCGCGTTCGGCGCGGTGGCCCTCCAGGACACCGCGGGGCTCGGGTTCTGGTGGGCGCTGCTGCTGGTGCCGCTCGGCGCGGCCCCGGCCGGCATGCTGCTGGAGCGGCTGTTCATCCACCGGCTGGCCGCCCTCGACCCGCTCTACAACTTCCTGCTCACCTTCGGCATCGCGCTGGTCTGCCAGGACCTGCTGCGCATGAAGTACGGCGCCCAGTCCACCCCGTACGACGAGGGGCCCTTCTCCGGCTCCGTCGACCTCGGGCTCTTCGACTACCCCGCGTACCAGGTCTTCGTCCTCGGCGCCGCGGCCGTCGTCTGCCTGGGCGTCTGGGTGCTCCTCACCCGCACCCGCATCGGCACGGTGGTGCGCGCCGCGACCGAGCGGCCGGAGCTGACCCGGGCGCTGGGCATCGACACCGCTCGCTGGGTCACGCCCGTGTTCGGCTTCGGCGTCGCGCTGGCCGCGCTCGCCGGGGTGCTGGCCGCGCCGATGCGCGCGGTCAACTCGGGCATGGGAGGGGACCTGATCATCGTGGTCTTCGCGGTCGTCGTCATCGGCGGCCTCGGCTCCATCCCCGGCGCGGTGGTCGCCGGCTTCGCCATCGGGATGCTCCAGGCCCTCGGCAACCTCTACGTCCCCGTCCTGTCGCAGACGTCGGTCTTCCTGCTGATGGCCGTGGTGCTGCTGGTCCGGCCGGCCGGACTCTTCGGCAAGGAGGAACACGCCCTATGA
- a CDS encoding ABC transporter substrate-binding protein produces MVHTWSKAAVATATVVAGSLLAGCGGGGPGSGGGKISDGGITLGVLTDLSGVYAELAGPDAVTAVEMAVADFEKEHGGDAVTDDIEVISADHQNKPDIANTQARDMYDREQADAVFDVPTSSAALAVANVAEQSQKLYFNIGAATTELAGESCNPYTYAWAYDTYMLANGTGTEVTKQGGESWYLIYPDYAFGQDMEKQFSTAVEKAGGEVVGKDPTPFPNDNFSTFLLKASAKKPAPDVLGTLQAGGDLVNVVKQYQQFKLADKDIQLAIGLMFDTDIKAIGQDKLTGTMFTSPWFWNVDEESRRWAERFREKAGTWPTFDHAANYSAATHYLQAVQRAGTDDPEEVNKELEGMKFDDFFARNAEVRAADHRVVHDAYLARVKDPADSETEGDYTEKVETIPADEAFGPVSPDCSMS; encoded by the coding sequence ATGGTGCACACCTGGTCGAAAGCCGCGGTCGCCACGGCCACGGTGGTGGCCGGATCGTTGCTGGCGGGGTGCGGCGGAGGCGGACCCGGCTCCGGCGGCGGGAAGATCAGCGACGGCGGGATCACCCTGGGCGTGCTCACCGACCTCTCCGGCGTCTACGCCGAACTGGCCGGACCCGACGCCGTCACGGCGGTGGAGATGGCCGTCGCGGACTTCGAGAAGGAGCACGGCGGCGACGCGGTCACCGACGACATCGAGGTCATCTCGGCGGACCACCAGAACAAGCCGGACATCGCCAACACCCAGGCGCGGGACATGTACGACCGGGAGCAGGCCGACGCGGTCTTCGACGTCCCGACGTCGTCCGCGGCGCTCGCCGTGGCGAACGTCGCCGAGCAGTCGCAGAAGCTGTACTTCAACATCGGCGCCGCGACCACGGAACTCGCCGGCGAGTCCTGCAACCCGTACACCTACGCCTGGGCCTACGACACGTACATGCTCGCCAACGGGACGGGCACGGAGGTGACGAAGCAGGGCGGCGAGAGCTGGTACCTCATCTACCCGGACTACGCCTTCGGCCAGGACATGGAGAAGCAGTTCAGCACCGCCGTCGAGAAGGCCGGCGGCGAGGTGGTGGGCAAGGACCCGACCCCGTTCCCGAACGACAACTTCTCCACGTTCCTGCTCAAGGCGTCCGCGAAGAAGCCGGCGCCCGACGTGCTCGGCACGCTGCAGGCGGGCGGCGACCTGGTCAACGTCGTGAAGCAGTACCAGCAGTTCAAGCTCGCGGACAAGGACATCCAGCTCGCCATCGGGTTGATGTTCGACACCGACATCAAGGCGATCGGGCAGGACAAGCTCACCGGCACGATGTTCACCTCCCCCTGGTTCTGGAACGTCGACGAGGAGTCGAGGCGCTGGGCCGAGCGGTTCAGGGAGAAGGCGGGCACCTGGCCGACGTTCGACCACGCCGCCAACTACTCCGCCGCCACGCACTACCTCCAGGCCGTGCAGCGCGCCGGAACCGACGATCCGGAGGAGGTCAACAAGGAGCTGGAGGGCATGAAGTTCGACGACTTCTTCGCCCGCAACGCCGAGGTGCGCGCGGCCGACCACCGCGTCGTGCACGACGCCTACCTGGCCCGGGTCAAGGACCCCGCGGACAGCGAGACCGAAGGCGACTACACCGAGAAGGTGGAGACCATCCCCGCCGACGAGGCGTTCGGTCCGGTCTCACCCGACTGCTCGATGTCCTGA